TCGGCAGGGTGATCGAGCTGCCGACCTGATCGGCGGCGAACGCGGCGGGGGCGGCCACCACCGTCACGGCGAGCGCAGTGACGACGGCGGTCAGGGCGGCGGCCGCCCGCCGCCAGGGGGTGGGCCGGACGCGCCGGCGGGTCGACGACAGGATCAGCACAGGGTTCTCTCCCAGGATTCGCAGGTGGCGACTACTGAGAGTAGTTGCATACTTACGTTCCGGTATATCCTCCGCCGGCCTGATCGTCCGGACCCTTTCGCGAGCGCCGGAAGGCCGAACCCGACCCTGGGTGAGGAATCCACGCACCGACGGACCGTCGTTCCGTCGAACCCGGGTGAAAGTGCTTTTTCGCGACGATCAGCGACCGGAAGTGTGCTGTGTCCCGATCAGGGTCGGCCCGGCATGTCCATGTCCACCAGATCCGGGTAGAAGGCCACCAACCCGGCGATGGCCGCGACGGCCGGGTACGGATCGCGGTAGGTCCACACGGCGTTGGCGTGCACCTGCCCGTCCGGGAGGACCAGGTCGTAGTAGCTGGCGTCACCCTTGTACGGGCAGTGGGTGGTGTGCTCGGAGACGCGCAGCCGCGCCGGGTCGACGTCGGCCACCGGGATGTACGGCACGGCCGGGTAGTTCGACTCCTGCAGAACGACGGCACCGTCCGTGTCGGCGACGGGCACGTCCCCCGCAGTGACGACGACCCGGCCGCCGGCCGGGTGCAGGGTGATGGGGTGATCTGGTCCGGGGGTGAGCATGAGACCACGGTAGGCCGGTGACCGCCCGGGACGACAGTCAGCCGGTGGCCAGCTCGATGGCCTTGCGCATGGAGGACCGGGCCCGCTTGCGGTCCCCGGACAGGTCGTAGGCCTGGGCCAGCCGGTACCAGCCGCGCCAGTCCCCCGGCGCCGACTCGACCTTGATCTTCACGGTCTCGAAATACGCATCCGCCGCGTCCCGCTCGACCCGGCCGGACGGCCGCTTGGGCAGCTCCGGCGCCGCCGGCCACTCCGCGCCGTCACCCTCGGCGAGCCGGCGACCGAGCTGCTGGGTCTGCCAGCCGAACCGCAACTCCCAGGCGACCAGCACCACGCCGATGAGCGGCAGCAGCAGCACGCCGATGCCCAGCGCGACCCCCGCGGCCGACCCGGACCCGATGAGGGTGAAGGCCCGGTCCGCCAGCAGCACGAAGTAGAAAACGAGGACGGCGACCAGCACCGCCACGATGACGCGGACCCGCATCACTCCAGCCCGAGGACGGCGTCCAGGCCGACGGTCAGCCCTGGCCGGGACGGGACGGCGCGCACCGCAGCCAGCACGCCCGGCATGAACGACGAGCGGTGCAGCGAATCGTGACGAATGGTCAGCGTCTCGCCGGTGGTGCCGAACAGCACCTCCTGGTGGGCGACCAGGCCGGGCAGCCGAACGGAATGCACGTGCACGCCGTCGATCTGGGCCCCGCGGGCGCCGTCGGTCTCGTGGGTGGTGGCGTCGGGGACGTCACCGAGCCCGGCCTCGGTGCGGGCGGCACCGATGGCCCGGGCGGTCGCGACCGCCGTCCCGGACGGCGCGTCGGCCTTGCCGGCGTGGTGCAGCTCGACGATCTCCACCGACTCGAAGAAGCGGGCCGCCTCCCGGGCGAACCGGCCCAGCAGCACGGCCCCGATGGCGAAGTTCGGGGCCACGATGACGCCGAGCTCGGGCTTGGCCGCAAGCCAGTCCGTGATGGTGTCCAGCCGTTCGGCCGTCACCCCGGACGTGCCGACGACGACGTGGATGCCCTGGTCGAGGCAGAAGCGGACGTTGTCCATCACCACGTCGGGATGCGTCAGGTCCACGGCCACCTGCGCGCCGGCATCGGCCAGGGGGAACAACCATTCACCCCGGCCGCCGATGGCGGCGACGAGATCCAGATCGGCGGCGCCGTCGACCGCGGCGCACGCCTCGGTTCCCATCCGACCCCGCGCGCCGATCACCCCGACGCGCAGTGGCTCCTCGCTCATCCCACTTCCTCCAGTCCGTACTCAGA
This window of the Nakamurella flava genome carries:
- a CDS encoding tetratricopeptide repeat protein, with the protein product MRVRVIVAVLVAVLVFYFVLLADRAFTLIGSGSAAGVALGIGVLLLPLIGVVLVAWELRFGWQTQQLGRRLAEGDGAEWPAAPELPKRPSGRVERDAADAYFETVKIKVESAPGDWRGWYRLAQAYDLSGDRKRARSSMRKAIELATG
- the dapB gene encoding 4-hydroxy-tetrahydrodipicolinate reductase, with protein sequence MSEEPLRVGVIGARGRMGTEACAAVDGAADLDLVAAIGGRGEWLFPLADAGAQVAVDLTHPDVVMDNVRFCLDQGIHVVVGTSGVTAERLDTITDWLAAKPELGVIVAPNFAIGAVLLGRFAREAARFFESVEIVELHHAGKADAPSGTAVATARAIGAARTEAGLGDVPDATTHETDGARGAQIDGVHVHSVRLPGLVAHQEVLFGTTGETLTIRHDSLHRSSFMPGVLAAVRAVPSRPGLTVGLDAVLGLE
- a CDS encoding DUF427 domain-containing protein: MLTPGPDHPITLHPAGGRVVVTAGDVPVADTDGAVVLQESNYPAVPYIPVADVDPARLRVSEHTTHCPYKGDASYYDLVLPDGQVHANAVWTYRDPYPAVAAIAGLVAFYPDLVDMDMPGRP